One window from the genome of Nicotiana tomentosiformis chromosome 5, ASM39032v3, whole genome shotgun sequence encodes:
- the LOC117279085 gene encoding uncharacterized protein, with product MEGDRVFEFDDWCNSMSYWKGDFQYKEKIKSFLSNTQWKKLRDGVFENFFRLQGVKFCGRLIHCVLLSEIVSNDSHSMTFKVFDHEVKFTREAFQIITGLKYSSSVDFKVLHERENRLSKVHFPGKDRIELGDLWYFITSHPYGTTASFVGGHDDAVKLAIIYFVESVLMGKHKNQNVSERVMKIVNDDELCSSFNWGSLSYEKLLKSLKSCLKPKQNTSDNENKNEKEKDKEKDSYTILGFPFAFYVWIMEVFPIFQEKQFVNFRECGFPRMLCYSDMKSPHYGTLCKKYFHNEKLYQLLEMVPFISSKVDAQPTSVHVPLSQDQSSMPSTQFDEVLLKEIVNIFCFYGF from the exons ATGGAAGGAGATCGTGTTTTCGAGTTTGATGATTGGTGTAATTCGATGAGCTATTGGAAAGGAGATTTTCAGtataaggaaaaaataaaaagtttcttGTCGAACACGCAATGGAAGAAGTTGAGGGATGGTGTTTTCGAAAACTTTTTCCGATTACAAGGTGTGAAGTTCTGTGGTAGACTTATTCATTGTGTGTTGCTTTCAGAAATCGTAAGCAATGACTCACATTCAATGACATTCAAGGTTTTTGATCATGAAGTGAAGTTTACACGTGAAGCGTTCCAGATAATTACTGGGTTGAAATATTCTTCTTCAGTGGACTTCAAAGTTTTACATGAAAGAGAGAATAGGCTTTCGAAAGTCCACTTCCCTGGAAAGGATAGAATCGAGTTAGGCGATTTGTGGTATTTTATTACTAGTCACCCATATGGTACAACTGCATCATTTGTAGGCGGCCATGACGATGCAGTGAAGTTGGCAATAATTTATTTTGTTGAATCTGTGTTGATGGGGAAGCACAAGAATCAGAATGTGTCTGAGCGGGTAATGAAAATCGTAAATGACGATGAACTCTGCTCTTCTTTCAATTGGGGCTCTCTTAGTTATGAAAAGTTACTAAAATCATTGAAGAGCTGCTTGAAGCCCAAACAAAATACTTCAGACAATGAGAATAAGAATGAGAAAGAGAAAGATAAAGAGAAGGACAGTTATACTATACTTGGCTTCCCTTTCGCCTTCTATGTTtggattatggaagtattcccaaTTTTTCAGGAAAAACAATTTGTGAACTTCAGAGAATGTGGGTTCCCTCGGATGCTATGTTATTCAGATATGAAATCTCCACATTATGGCACCCTATGTAAAAAGTACTTCCATAATGAAAAA TTGTATCAGTTGCTCGAGATGGTACCATTTATTTCTTCTAAAGTAGATGCGCAGCCCACTAGTGTGCATGTGCCATTGTCTCAAGATCAAAGTTCAATGCCTTCAACACAATTTGATGAAGTCTTGCTAAAGGAAATTGTTAAC ATTTTTTGTTTTTATGGTTTTTGA